A section of the Macadamia integrifolia cultivar HAES 741 chromosome 9, SCU_Mint_v3, whole genome shotgun sequence genome encodes:
- the LOC122089787 gene encoding uncharacterized protein LOC122089787: MVCDPLSFGSEYDVSDWWTPEVEEHDQECACDHYAYAASGIDQKAASPIIVLKVDLHKAYDSLTKKFLFEVMEKMGFPDKFLGWIKACVSTPMFSVLINGNPTGYFSGGQCIRQGDPLSPYLFTLAMEVFSGEYGLDLPWIKLNIDGCSLGNPGKAGTGGVFRNENAEVILNFRDVIRVKSNFEAKIMAVISGLEHARSIKDQKLWIESESVAVVTLLSRGFVP; this comes from the exons ATGGTGTGTGACCCGTTATCCTTCGGGTCGGAGTACgatgtgagcgactggtggacaccagaagtggaggagcatgaTCAAGAATGTGCTTGTGACCACTATGCTTATGCCGCATC AGGAATTGATCAGAAGGCTGCCTCCCCCATAATTGTTCTTAAGGTGGATTTGCATAAAGCTTATGATTCGTTGACCAAGAAGTTCTTGTTtgaggtaatggaaaaaatGGGCTTTCCCGACAAATTTCTTGGCTGGATCAAGGCTTGTGTTAGCACTCCTATGTTTTCAGTCCTCATCAATGGGAACCCAACTGGTTACTTCTCTGGTGGACAGTGTATTAGACAAGGTGACCCTCTATCACCTTATCTTTTCACTTTGGCCATGGAGGTATTTTCAG GGGaatatggtcttgacctccCTTGGATAAAGTTgaatattgatggctgctcctTAGGAAACCCAGGTAAAGCAGGCACAGGGGGTGTCTTTAGAAATGAAAATGCTGAAGTCATCCTAAATTTCAGAGATGTAATAAGAGTGAAGTCAAATTTTGAAGCAAAAATTATGGCTGTAATCTCTGGTTTGGAACATGCAAGATCCATCAAAGATCAGAAACTTTGGATTGAGAGTGAATCAGTGGCTGTGGTCACCCTTCTTTCTCGTGGCTTTGTACCCTAG